The Thunnus albacares chromosome 21, fThuAlb1.1, whole genome shotgun sequence genome window below encodes:
- the LOC122972882 gene encoding chymotrypsin-like elastase family member 2A — translation MKPNCIWYSVGTQSSNMIRLVAFLSCIGLICAKASFNYGVQNDRVIGGHDAPPKTWKWQISLQYDSYGDGYFYHICGGSLIGHSYIMTAAHCILSMDGNMYRVAVGEYNLYENDGSEQFLNVEKVIVHPSWTGDLGKGNDIALMKLAGPVYDNGAVAYAQFPYPDQMLPHDFECVITGWGLLDSFTGSVPDILQEAPIKVVEHSVCSQPQWWGSIALRTMVCAGGDGVISGCQGDSGGPLNCFTDGEWRVHGIVSYGPSGACNQVSKPTVFTRVSSFQDWIYSVLENL, via the exons ATGAAACCCAACTGCATTTGGTACTCAGTTGGTACTCAGTCCTCCAACATGATTCGGCTTGTGGCTTTTCTGTCCTGCATTG GGTTGATTTGTGCTAAGGCATCTTTCAACTATGGTGTGCAGAATGACAGAGTCATAGGAGGCCATGATGCTCCACCCAAAACCTGGAAATGGCAG ATTTCTCTCCAGTATGATTCATACGGTGATGGTTACTTCTACCACATCTGTGGAGGCTCCCTCATTGGTCACTCTTACATTATGACTGCTGCTCACTGTATCCTCAG CATGGATGGTAACATGTACCGTGTGGCAGTGGGTGAATATAACCTGTATGAGAATGACGGCAGTGAGCAGTTTCTCAATGTGGAAAAAGTTATTGTCCACCCTAGCTGGACTGGAGACCTTGGCAAAGG AAATGATATTGCTCTGATGAAACTGGCTGGACCTGTGTACGACAACGGCGCTGTGGCTTATGCCCAATTTCCCTATCCTGACCAAATGCTGCCTCATGACTTCGAATGTGTCATCACCGGCTGGGGACTATTGGACT CTTTCACAGGAAGTGTCCCTGACATCCTACAGGAGGCTCCCATCAAAGTGGTGGAGCATTCAGTGTGCTCCCAGCCTCAGTGGTGGGGCAGCATTGCTCTGAGAACCATGGTGTGTGCTGGAGGGGATGGAGTCATATCAGGCTGccag GGTGACTCCGGAGGTCCCCTGAACTGCTTCACTGATGGAGAATGGAGAGTCCATGGTATTGTCAGCTATGGTCCATCTGGTGCATGCAACCAAGTGTCCAAACCCACCGTCTTCACCAGAGTGTCTTCCTTCCAAGACTGGATATATTCA gttctGGAGAATTTGTAA
- the csrnp1b gene encoding cysteine/serine-rich nuclear protein 1b translates to MSGLLKRKFEEVDEDPCYSSPSSLSSACSGWDSEGESCYSDTLDSTPSNPSSPATNFNTTSILKKSKRARRGNVTFDQVTVFFFPRCQGFTSVPSRGGCTLGMMQRHSALRTYTLAEFAVEQRLLRREKFLNRLREEKLEALKLKLTKNGTQESEEAEQLTVDDIPEQDIDISGANLDEGSFLQPYPSKRRYALLKAAGVKKIDKEEKRQLHELRISRENCGCDCQGFCEPETCSCSLAGIKCQMDHSSFPCGCTKDGCGNTEGRIEFNSTRVQTHYIHTIMKLELEKRLEEQSSTEEEEENTSEATPSQTTPHGPLGLPIQAEHPSIPAVPSFPFSSELAAAGENSCSSDMTDLSDSSGQSEYSEAGESPCEHRTQLDVDEKGLSRILSFSDTENCSRSSRDGGDKNSKDTCCPDQRQEQQQPSTEAFSSFSMVDFADENDNIDVALLDSEEDHTDNRATAISELLDENANQGNALFHSSSVPHTPSPTIDRSASYSMDLSLSSESDLEFFDGFPCLGPSSLYNSLKEYEHMDNFFQFQLPSYPSLPPASDPGTCLLESLIGLSESVPEPPATFTDNQLLEEAMKLSVMESVKV, encoded by the exons ATGAGTGGGCTTCTCAAGAGGAAGTTTGAGGAGGTGGATGAGGACCCATGCTACTCCTcgccctcctccctctcctctgcctgCTCAGGCTGGGACTCGGAGGGGGAGAGCTGCTACTCGGACACCCTGGATTCCACTCCCAGCAACCCCAGCTCCCCAGCGACAAATTTCAATA CAACATCCATCCTCAAGAAATCAAAGAGAGCACGACGGGGCAACGTTACCTTTGACCAGGTGACAGTGTTCTTCTTTCCTCGGTGCCAGGGCTTCACTAGTGTTCCCAGTCGAGGAGGATGCACTCTGGGTATGATGCAGCGCCACAGCGCGCTCCGCACATACACACTCGCTGAGTTTGCTGTGGAGCAGCGGCTCCTACGCCGGGAAAAATTCCTCAACAGGCTCAGGGAAGAGAAACTGGAGGCTCTCAAACTGAAG CTGACTAAGAATGGAACCCAGGAGAGCGAGGAGGCAGAGCAGCTGACGGTGGACGACATCCCTGAGCAGGACATCGACATCAGTGGAGCCAACCTCGACGAAGGCTCTTTCCTCCAGCCTTACCCGTCTAAGCGCCGCTACGCACTGCTGAAAGCAGCCGGTGTGAAGAAGATCgacaaagaggagaagaggcAGCTGCACGAGCTGAGGATCTCCAGGGAGAACTGCGGTTGTGACTGCCAGGGCTTCTGCGAGCCAGAGACCTGTAGCTGCAGCCTGGCTGGCATCAAATGTCAG ATGGACCATTCCTCTTTCCCATGTGGCTGTACCAAGGACGGCTGCGGGAACACAGAAGGTCGCATTGAGTTCAACTCCACCAGGGTACAAACGCATTACATCCACACTATCATGAAGCTGGAGCTGGAGAAGAGGCTGGAGGAGCAGTCTagcacagaggaggaggaagagaacaCGAGCGAGGCCACCCCATCGCAGACTACCCCTCACGGGCCCCTTGGTTTACCCATTCAGGCCGAGCACCCCTCCATACCCGCAGTGCCCTCCTTCCCCTTTAGCTCGGAGCTGGCGGCAGCTGGAGAGAACAGCTGCAGTAGCGATATGACAGACTTATCAGACTCTTCAGGTCAGAGTGAGTACTCCGAGGCAGGCGAGAGCCCGTGTGAGCATCGCACCCAGCTGGATGTCGACGAGAAAGGCCTTAGCCGCATCCTCAGTTTCAGCGACACAGAGAACTGCTCAAGAAGTAGCAGGGACGGTGGGGATAAGAACAGTAAAGACACTTGCTGCCCAGATCAACGGCAAGAGCAACAGCAGCCATCTACGGAGGCATTTAGTAGCTTTAGCATGGTGGATTTTGCTGACGAGAATGACAATATAGACGTTGCACTGTTGGACTCTGAAGAGGATCACACAGACAATCGAGCAACAGCCATCTCAGAACTTTTGGATGAGAACGCCAACCAGGGAAACGCCCTATTCCATAGCAGTAGTGTGCCACACACACCTTCCCCCACCATCGATCGCTCAGCAAGCTATAGCATGGACCTGAGCCTCTCTTCAGAGTCAGACCTGGAGTTCTTTGACGGTTTCCCCTGCTTGGGGCCCAGCTCGCTCTACAACTCCCTCAAGGAGTACGAACACATGGacaacttttttcagtttcagctgCCTAGTTACCCCAGCCTCCCTCCGGCTAGTGACCCCGGGACCTGCCTCCTGGAGTCACTGATTGGCCTTTCAGAATCCGTCCCAGAACCCCCTGCCACATTTACAGACAATCAGCTGTTGGAGGAAGCCATGAAATTGTCTGTGATGGAGTCTGTGAAAGTTTGA
- the LOC122972893 gene encoding Golgi reassembly-stacking protein 2-like isoform X1 has translation MGLPQSSFLSDGGTNSGYHVHGVQEDSPALRAGLEPFFDFILSIGNTRLNKESDLLKDLLKANVEKAVKLEVYNSKTQRVRELEVTPSNMWGGQGLLGASVRFCSFEGANENVWHVLDVEANSPAALAGLIAHNDFIVGADQVLQDSEDFFSLIEANEGKPLKLLVYNTQSDHCREVVVTPNGAWGGEGSLGCGIGYGYLHRIPTRPVQPNTETKSVLQTTVTGSSEELVASDTEQPSVTAGSPSGVNKTGLNQIEEAVQELCVTSPTPPAIDFDISNIPEALTPDLSDMVSTNDMGHSSMFANYGDDSCDQYSLDTSSADQRPSSPEKEEESDLQETVQGHGLDLITSTSPNSEGGDDIIGLEVTTENLSDTSIPEVQDTNSDPSSSARIMKEETPESAVTES, from the exons ATGGGTTTACCGCAGAGCTCGTTTTTGTCGGACGGGGGAACTAACAGTGGATATCATGTCCATGGG GTACAAGAGGACTCCCCTGCTCTGAGAGCAGGACTGGAGCCATTCTTTGACTTCATTCTCTCTATAGGAAATACCAGACTT AATAAAGAAAGTGACTTGCTGAAAGACCTTCTAAAGGCCAATGTGGAGAAAGCGGTCAAACTTGAAGTGTACAACTCTAAAACCCAGCGGGTGAGAGAACTGGAGGTGACACCCAGTAACATGTGGGGTGGTCAGGGTCTGCTGGGCGCTAGTGTCCGCTTCTGCAGCTTCGAAGGAGCCAACGAAAACGTGTGGCATGTCTTG GATGTGGAAGCCAATTCCCCTGCAGCATTGGCCGGCCTTATTGCACATAATGACTTCATTGTGGGAGCTGACCAGGTGTTGCAAGAt TCAgaggatttcttttctttgattgAAGCCAACGAGGGGAAACCTCTGAAGCTGCTTGTGTACAACACACAGAGTGACCATTGCAGAGAGGTAGTGGTGACTCCGAATGGAGCatggggaggagagggaag CTTAGGCTGTGGTATCGGCTATGGCTACTTGCACAGGATCCCAACTCGTCCAGTTCAGCCCAACACTGAGACTAAAAGTGTTCTACAAACCACAGTCACTGGCAGCAGTGAAGAGCTGGTTGCAAGTGACACTGAG CAACCCTCGGTGACTGCAGGTAGCCCCTCTGGTGTCAACAAAACAGGTTTGAATCAAATTGAAGAAGCTGTGCAGGAGTTGTGTGTAACCTCACCCACACCGCCAGCTATAGACTTTG ACATTTCCAACATACCTGAGGCACTTACTCCAGACTTGTCAGACATGGTTTCCACCAATGACATGGGCCACAGCTCCATGTTTGCTAATTATGGAGATGACTCTTGTGATCAGTATAGCTTGG ATACCTCATCTGCAGACCAAAGACCTTCATCTccagagaaggaagaagaatcCGACCTCCAGGAAACTGTGCAGGGTCATGGTTTAGACCTGATCACCAGCACTTCTCCAAACAGCGAGGGTGGTGACGACATCATCGGCCTCGAAGTCACCACAGAGAATCTGTCTGACACAAGTATCCCAGAGGTGCAAGATACTAATTCTGATCCCTCAAGCTCAGCCCGTATTATGAAGGAAGAAACGCCTGAGAGTGCAGTGACAGAGAGTTAA
- the LOC122972893 gene encoding Golgi reassembly-stacking protein 1-like isoform X2, giving the protein MGLPQSSFLSDGGTNSGYHVHGVQEDSPALRAGLEPFFDFILSIGNTRLNKESDLLKDLLKANVEKAVKLEVYNSKTQRVRELEVTPSNMWGGQGLLGASVRFCSFEGANENVWHVLDVEANSPAALAGLIAHNDFIVGADQVLQDSEDFFSLIEANEGKPLKLLVYNTQSDHCREVVVTPNGAWGGEGSLGCGIGYGYLHRIPTRPVQPNTETKSVLQTTVTGSSEELVASDTEQPSVTAGSPSGVNKTDISNIPEALTPDLSDMVSTNDMGHSSMFANYGDDSCDQYSLDTSSADQRPSSPEKEEESDLQETVQGHGLDLITSTSPNSEGGDDIIGLEVTTENLSDTSIPEVQDTNSDPSSSARIMKEETPESAVTES; this is encoded by the exons ATGGGTTTACCGCAGAGCTCGTTTTTGTCGGACGGGGGAACTAACAGTGGATATCATGTCCATGGG GTACAAGAGGACTCCCCTGCTCTGAGAGCAGGACTGGAGCCATTCTTTGACTTCATTCTCTCTATAGGAAATACCAGACTT AATAAAGAAAGTGACTTGCTGAAAGACCTTCTAAAGGCCAATGTGGAGAAAGCGGTCAAACTTGAAGTGTACAACTCTAAAACCCAGCGGGTGAGAGAACTGGAGGTGACACCCAGTAACATGTGGGGTGGTCAGGGTCTGCTGGGCGCTAGTGTCCGCTTCTGCAGCTTCGAAGGAGCCAACGAAAACGTGTGGCATGTCTTG GATGTGGAAGCCAATTCCCCTGCAGCATTGGCCGGCCTTATTGCACATAATGACTTCATTGTGGGAGCTGACCAGGTGTTGCAAGAt TCAgaggatttcttttctttgattgAAGCCAACGAGGGGAAACCTCTGAAGCTGCTTGTGTACAACACACAGAGTGACCATTGCAGAGAGGTAGTGGTGACTCCGAATGGAGCatggggaggagagggaag CTTAGGCTGTGGTATCGGCTATGGCTACTTGCACAGGATCCCAACTCGTCCAGTTCAGCCCAACACTGAGACTAAAAGTGTTCTACAAACCACAGTCACTGGCAGCAGTGAAGAGCTGGTTGCAAGTGACACTGAG CAACCCTCGGTGACTGCAGGTAGCCCCTCTGGTGTCAACAAAACAG ACATTTCCAACATACCTGAGGCACTTACTCCAGACTTGTCAGACATGGTTTCCACCAATGACATGGGCCACAGCTCCATGTTTGCTAATTATGGAGATGACTCTTGTGATCAGTATAGCTTGG ATACCTCATCTGCAGACCAAAGACCTTCATCTccagagaaggaagaagaatcCGACCTCCAGGAAACTGTGCAGGGTCATGGTTTAGACCTGATCACCAGCACTTCTCCAAACAGCGAGGGTGGTGACGACATCATCGGCCTCGAAGTCACCACAGAGAATCTGTCTGACACAAGTATCCCAGAGGTGCAAGATACTAATTCTGATCCCTCAAGCTCAGCCCGTATTATGAAGGAAGAAACGCCTGAGAGTGCAGTGACAGAGAGTTAA